In Carya illinoinensis cultivar Pawnee chromosome 6, C.illinoinensisPawnee_v1, whole genome shotgun sequence, a single genomic region encodes these proteins:
- the LOC122314267 gene encoding uncharacterized protein LOC122314267 — protein sequence MTPRKFPEEYFLTSMLRYPVHSVVKQRNVKCYQTTKMKIAHSGFQEISVGNSALVWYNMVEQGLVKEQVFSFRLNGKAEEEEEGEIVLGGVDRNHYKRKLTYVPVTSKGYWQFGYNSFLFGNHLLVYLRLALGIARRFLCSYNTWYDPEYGKMVDMTCYTIDVNSQAMVEIKFLLVLLILRTRFFNGGRMSGAWGVMSEVNHEQRMKG from the coding sequence ATGACTCCAAGGAAATTTCCTGAGGAATACTTCTTAACATCCATGCTCCGGTATCCTGTTCACAGTGTAGTGAAACAACGGAACGTGAAATGTTATCAAACCACAAAGATGAAAATTGCACACAGCGGATTTCAAGAGATTTCAGTTGGAAATTCTGCTCTTGTGTGGTACAACATGGTTGAACAAGGTCTTGTTAAAGAACAAGTGTTTTCATTCCGGCTCAACGGTAAAgcagaggaggaagaggagggtgAAATTGTCCTTGGTGGTGTAGATCGCAATCATTACAAGCGCAAGCTCACATATGTTCCTGTGACAAGCAAGGGTTATTGGCAGTTTGGGTATAATTCTTTCTTATTTGGGAATCATTTGCTTGTCTACCTAAGGCTAGCTTTGGGGATTGCTAGACGATTTTTGTGCAGCTACAACACCTGGTATGATCCAGAGTATGGGAAAATGGTTGACATGACTTGCTACACTATAGATGTTAATTCGCAAGCCATGGTAGAAATAAAGTTTCTATTAGTGCTCTTAATCTTGAGGACAAGATTCTTTAACGGGGGGAGAATGTCAGGAGCTTGGGGTGTGATGAGCGAGGTCAACCATGAGCAAAGAATGAAGGGGTGA